GCTCCTGTCCATCAACCAGCTTCGTCTCGTTCTCGTGGACTCCGCGCCGAACCGTGTCTATCTGCCCGCCAAAAAATGGAAACGAGCCGTGCCTGCCCCCCGCGCGCGCGGCGAAACCCTGCCGACTCTGCCCCCCAAAACGGAAAGAACCCGGGAGAGATAAGACGCGCTCAAGCTCGCGCACGTTCCTCCCTCCCGCGCCCACACCGCCGACGAAGGCCACGTCGCCGTCAGGCGACACCACTGAGGCCCGGCCGCTCACTTGCACCAGCCCGCATGCAGCCCCGCCACATCCATGCAAGCGCCAACTGTACGCGCGCTACTCGCCTCGCCGGCCTAATTCTTTGGCCGCCAAGAATAACGTGGCACAACAATGGCCGCCGATCAGTGTCAAAACGCCTAGAGGACAAATGGATTTACGCGGGGCCGCGTGCGTGCGCGGCGGAGTCTATATATACACGTACGCGGTGTCGCGCTAGCTCGGGCATCGAGAGCGACGAGCAGCACAAGCGACCTACTTCCCGGCATCGCAGTAGCTAGCTAGCTTGGTGGTCTCTCTGGTGGATCATGGCGGAGAGGGGAGGAAGCGGCGAGGGGACGTcgtcgtcgccggggaagaaggcCAGGAAGCCCTACACCATCACCAGGCCCAGGGAGCGGTGGTGCCCCGACGAGCACGAGCGCTTCCTCGACGCCCTCCTCAGGTGACTGACTGTCCTCTGCGTCTCTGAGCAATCTAGTAAGTCTGAAACTCCGAATCCTCCGCTGAATCTGCTGGTCATTTCGTGCGGTTTTCCAGGTTCGGCCGCGACTGGAGGAAGATCGAGGAGCACGTCCGCACCAAGACCGCGGTGCAGGTAAGTTAAATGCCAATCTTGCAGATTACCTCCGTTCTGACGATTCGAGAAATGCAAGGATCGTGAAATGAAATGCAACATTGTGCACTGCAGATACGCAGCCATGCGCAGAAGTACTTCCTCAAGGTCCAGAGGCTGGGCCTCGCCGCCGGGCTGCCACCGCCGCAGCACCCGAGCCGCAGGCTCGCCATGTCGCAGCAGCAGATCTCGCCGGCCGACGGGACGGCAGTGCTGCACGGACAGCCGCAGCATTGTCCAACCGGTGTTGTTCAGGGTCCCGTCGGCTGGACCTATCCGGGACCGGGAGTTCTTCCGGCGTCCAATGGCAAGTGATTCTGCCTCCCGCTCTCCACTTTCTGGGCTCAGTGTTCTAAATCTCTGATCACTCTGCTTCTTAATTGATCTATACGCTCATTGATCTAACATGGGAGTGTGCTCTGTGTGTTGTTCAGACATGCAGAACTCGGACTGGGCGGGCAGTTCAGGCACTTCAGCCTGGGTGAGCCATGGAGGTGCAGGGAGCCAGACTGAACCAGCTGCAGCAACACACCCAGGTATCGGTTCATGTCTTCTGAATTTTTTCCATTTCCGCACGCACACACAGAGTTGCAGCGAAAACACCATAATCATCGTTACTTAGGTGGCAGCTCATTCATGGGGGCGCCGAGCTTCGACGATACGAGCATGGACTGGACTGGCAGTGGCAGCACAGGCGAAGCGTCGGCGATCGCCGACGCGGAGGACGAGACGATTCCGCTCCCGTTGTCGCCGGGTAAACATGTCATCTTTTGCCTCACGATGGTTAAATTTGTTCTCTGAAACAACTGTAAAAGCTGAATCCCGTTTCAATTTCCTGGTGCCGTTCTTGCAGACGACATGCATTTCGCGCGGGTGTACCGGT
The Aegilops tauschii subsp. strangulata cultivar AL8/78 chromosome 3, Aet v6.0, whole genome shotgun sequence genome window above contains:
- the LOC109738840 gene encoding protein REVEILLE 8-like, with the translated sequence MAERGGSGEGTSSSPGKKARKPYTITRPRERWCPDEHERFLDALLRFGRDWRKIEEHVRTKTAVQIRSHAQKYFLKVQRLGLAAGLPPPQHPSRRLAMSQQQISPADGTAVLHGQPQHCPTGVVQGPVGWTYPGPGVLPASNDMQNSDWAGSSGTSAWVSHGGAGSQTEPAAATHPGGSSFMGAPSFDDTSMDWTGSGSTGEASAIADAEDETIPLPLSPDDMHFARVYRFIGDIFDPATPCRIEAHLQKLKDMDGITVKTILLVLRNLETNLTAPQFEPIRRLLSRYDPGRGLSGQL